One window of Candidatus Omnitrophota bacterium genomic DNA carries:
- a CDS encoding amidohydrolase, giving the protein MNGSKYAYPFAFFLFVTISLSAWSEEKADLLLINGKIVTVDEAFSIASSMAIKGERILAVGDKRNVENYRGPQTEILDLKGKTVLPGLIDSHTHPADAAAAEYDHPIPDMETIQDVLHYIKERAASLKEGEWIFVSQIFLTRLKEQRYPTRKELDEAAPKNPVIFRTGPDASVNSLALQMSGIDENWKVDDGGAGFAEKDPQTGKLTGILRNSTRYLKYRSPEKTPNAQERGELLQKLLADYNRVGITGVGERDASSDEIALYKKLRDDNALTVRAFLSQHLETNQPIENIKKELRDLALSKLFQGDSLLRVCAAKTYLDGGMLTGSAFMRQPWGVSQIYGITDPKYAGLRFIEQEPLINIIDACMELDIQYMAHTVGDGAVHAFLDACEALREKYNIREKRPVICHSNFMSEEAVRKAAELGVCLDIQPAWLYLDGRTLLHHFGWERLTWFQPLRSIFAAGALAGGGSDHMKKIGSLRSINFYDPWLAIWTTMTRRAKWVDEPIHSEQALSRVEAIRFYTINNAYLHFAEKERGSLEPGKLADFIITNENPMTCPIDEIKDMTVLRTYLGGKLVYSHPGEVQ; this is encoded by the coding sequence ATGAACGGAAGTAAATATGCTTACCCTTTCGCCTTTTTTCTTTTTGTTACTATATCGCTCAGCGCATGGAGCGAGGAGAAAGCCGATCTGCTGCTGATCAATGGGAAAATCGTTACCGTCGATGAAGCTTTTAGCATTGCATCTTCCATGGCGATCAAGGGAGAACGCATCCTCGCTGTGGGCGACAAACGCAATGTTGAAAATTATCGCGGTCCCCAGACGGAAATACTCGATCTGAAGGGAAAGACGGTCCTGCCTGGTTTGATCGATTCCCATACTCATCCCGCCGACGCCGCCGCGGCGGAATACGATCACCCTATCCCCGATATGGAGACTATCCAGGACGTTCTCCATTACATCAAGGAGCGGGCGGCGTCGTTGAAAGAAGGCGAGTGGATTTTCGTCAGCCAGATTTTTCTCACCCGTCTCAAAGAACAGCGATATCCTACCCGCAAAGAATTGGACGAGGCGGCGCCTAAGAATCCCGTCATTTTCCGCACCGGACCAGATGCTTCGGTCAACTCGCTGGCGCTGCAAATGAGCGGCATCGACGAGAATTGGAAAGTAGACGACGGAGGCGCCGGTTTCGCGGAAAAGGACCCCCAAACCGGCAAGTTGACCGGCATCCTGCGCAACAGCACCCGTTATCTGAAATATCGATCCCCTGAAAAGACGCCCAATGCCCAAGAACGAGGGGAGTTGCTGCAAAAACTATTAGCGGACTACAACCGCGTCGGCATTACCGGAGTCGGCGAGCGTGATGCCTCAAGCGATGAAATCGCCCTTTACAAAAAACTGCGCGATGACAACGCATTGACCGTGCGCGCTTTTCTTTCCCAGCATTTGGAAACCAATCAACCTATAGAAAACATCAAGAAAGAGTTGCGCGATTTGGCGCTATCCAAACTCTTTCAAGGCGATTCTCTGCTTCGCGTTTGCGCCGCCAAAACCTATTTGGACGGCGGCATGTTGACCGGCAGCGCCTTCATGCGCCAACCTTGGGGAGTCAGTCAAATTTACGGCATCACGGATCCGAAATACGCCGGATTGCGTTTCATCGAGCAGGAGCCATTAATTAACATTATCGACGCCTGCATGGAGTTGGATATTCAATATATGGCCCATACGGTTGGCGACGGAGCGGTTCACGCTTTTCTCGACGCTTGCGAAGCGCTGCGGGAAAAATACAATATCCGCGAAAAACGTCCGGTGATCTGCCATTCCAACTTTATGAGCGAAGAGGCCGTTCGCAAAGCGGCGGAGTTGGGCGTCTGCCTCGACATCCAGCCCGCTTGGCTCTACTTGGACGGCCGCACTCTGCTGCATCATTTCGGCTGGGAGCGGTTGACGTGGTTTCAACCTCTGCGCTCCATCTTCGCGGCGGGAGCGTTGGCGGGCGGCGGTTCGGATCATATGAAGAAAATCGGCTCTTTGCGGTCGATCAACTTCTACGATCCGTGGCTTGCGATCTGGACGACCATGACTCGGAGAGCGAAATGGGTGGATGAGCCGATCCACTCGGAACAAGCCCTCAGCCGCGTAGAAGCGATTCGCTTCTATACGATCAACAACGCCTATCTCCACTTCGCCGAAAAAGAGCGCGGTTCGCTGGAACCGGGGAAATTAGCTGATTTCATTATCACGAACGAAAATCCTATGACCTGTCCCATCGATGAGATAAAAGACATGACGGTCCTTCGCACATACCTGGGCGGAAAATTGGTTTATTCCCATCCTGGAGAAGTCCAATGA
- a CDS encoding DUF6599 family protein, whose translation MVIRIQYFYFVLLIGTPCALLGAEPIAMSLHDHTFVAQDNRSENSSANRSIIDLPMTVGPWSRPEAPETVTAKTIFDYMDGAGELYVGYRFRKLDVFEYTSAEQNNILVELYWMETSGDAFGLLSQDWRGDPVVLRDEIVADATPAPAARALYGSGLLRIASDDLYARVMANVETPASKEAVLALGRAIMAHRPLSSPPDLVKLFPASFDEKWKLLGGRLFYFRSHLALNSAYFISTHNILDLDHSTEAAIVPYENQSGAEKKDRIQLLLIRYLNAERTQQGLKHFREAFLPEHRLKTEPVSSAGRPFIYQIEEGWMGYRTSGNMAVLVFGSPTQQLVEKAFTQIDKIIHAKEDKHGK comes from the coding sequence GTGGTTATACGCATCCAATATTTCTATTTTGTTTTATTAATTGGTACGCCTTGCGCCCTCTTGGGCGCCGAACCGATCGCTATGTCTTTGCATGACCATACATTCGTTGCCCAAGATAACCGTTCCGAAAATTCCTCCGCGAACCGCTCCATTATCGATCTTCCCATGACCGTTGGTCCCTGGTCGCGCCCCGAAGCGCCGGAAACCGTCACCGCCAAGACGATTTTCGATTATATGGACGGGGCGGGCGAACTCTACGTCGGCTACCGGTTCAGAAAACTCGACGTTTTCGAATATACGTCCGCCGAACAAAACAACATCCTGGTGGAACTCTATTGGATGGAGACCAGCGGCGACGCCTTCGGCTTGTTGTCTCAGGATTGGAGAGGCGATCCCGTCGTTTTGAGAGATGAGATCGTCGCCGACGCCACTCCGGCGCCCGCTGCGCGCGCGCTTTATGGCTCCGGTTTGTTGCGCATCGCGTCGGACGATCTCTATGCGCGGGTGATGGCGAACGTGGAAACGCCTGCATCGAAAGAAGCGGTATTGGCTTTAGGCCGGGCGATTATGGCTCATCGGCCTTTATCCTCCCCGCCGGACTTAGTTAAATTGTTTCCCGCCTCATTCGATGAGAAATGGAAGCTGCTCGGCGGCCGTCTCTTCTATTTTCGTTCCCACTTGGCGTTGAATTCCGCCTATTTTATCAGTACGCATAACATCCTCGACTTGGACCATTCCACGGAAGCGGCCATTGTCCCGTACGAAAACCAATCCGGCGCGGAGAAGAAGGATAGGATTCAGTTGTTGCTTATTCGCTATCTCAACGCGGAAAGGACGCAGCAGGGGTTAAAGCATTTTCGCGAAGCCTTTCTGCCCGAACATCGCTTGAAAACCGAACCTGTTTCCTCTGCCGGCCGACCTTTCATTTATCAAATTGAAGAGGGTTGGATGGGATATCGAACATCTGGAAATATGGCAGTCTTAGTATTTGGATCTCCTACGCAGCAACTTGTAGAAAAGGCATTTACTCAAATTGATAAAATTATTCATGCAAAGGAGGATAAACATGGAAAGTAA
- a CDS encoding DUF362 domain-containing protein has protein sequence MESNKHVVTRRDFVYGTMSAAAAVSIVGAMPAGADEDASTRSSSVVVVRDEKVQGSDQKVDANVLKKMLEETVVRVTGKTTTKEAWLSLVTPNDVVGLVSTPHLNPTHNEVVDAVKAGLMEAGIPEKNILLAQGGPDKAKACTALIGLPSLKAHWLTGIGTVMKLYIMYSGKPRDYHGENNAKLGEIWNLPDVKGKTKLMLVDALRPLCDKGPQPDPQYMWNYNGLIAGADPVAVETVCLKIISEKRRAINKEPWPLSPPPLCVEAADKVYKLGTSNLAEIKIEKFGWMQDVLI, from the coding sequence ATGGAAAGTAACAAACATGTAGTAACCCGAAGAGATTTCGTTTATGGAACCATGAGCGCCGCCGCGGCCGTTTCGATTGTCGGAGCGATGCCCGCCGGAGCGGATGAGGACGCCTCCACGCGCTCCAGCAGCGTCGTCGTCGTGCGCGACGAAAAAGTTCAGGGGAGCGATCAGAAAGTGGACGCCAACGTTTTAAAGAAAATGCTGGAAGAAACCGTCGTGCGCGTTACCGGCAAAACAACAACGAAAGAGGCATGGCTTTCTCTGGTTACTCCCAATGACGTTGTCGGTCTCGTTTCCACTCCTCACCTAAATCCCACTCATAACGAAGTTGTTGACGCCGTGAAAGCGGGATTGATGGAAGCGGGCATTCCCGAGAAAAACATCCTTCTTGCTCAAGGCGGACCAGACAAGGCCAAAGCATGCACTGCGCTGATTGGACTCCCCTCCCTCAAAGCCCATTGGCTGACGGGCATTGGAACCGTCATGAAGCTCTACATCATGTATTCGGGAAAACCTAGAGATTATCATGGAGAAAACAATGCGAAACTGGGTGAAATCTGGAACTTGCCCGACGTCAAAGGCAAGACCAAATTGATGTTGGTCGACGCCCTTCGCCCCCTCTGCGACAAAGGGCCGCAGCCCGATCCGCAATACATGTGGAACTACAACGGATTGATAGCGGGCGCCGATCCCGTAGCCGTAGAAACCGTTTGTCTGAAAATCATTTCGGAAAAGCGGCGCGCCATTAACAAAGAACCTTGGCCCCTCTCTCCGCCGCCGCTCTGCGTGGAAGCCGCCGATAAGGTTTACAAATTGGGAACCAGCAACCTCGCCGAAATTAAAATAGAAAAATTCGGCTGGATGCAGGATGTATTAATATAA
- a CDS encoding zinc ABC transporter substrate-binding protein, with amino-acid sequence MKRAGFLLFFNLFLAGWIRPHAAEDKIKVFVSILPEAYFVERIGDAQVDANVMVGPGQNPHAFEPTPKLMAQLSKAAIYFRIGVPFEDVLMKRLQRSNPSMKIVDLREGIKLLPMIEHHHEEDAENHPSDEHATGSNEKDEEAQEGAKDPHIWLSPKLAKIQSQTIAETLAAFDPNHAEEYRSNLKKLLGELDRLDEEITKLFQNLRERRFMVYHPAWGYFADAYTMEQIPIEMEGKEPTAKQLVELIELAKSQNIKIIFVQKQFSANNAKTVAKAIGGQVVSIDPLAKDYFTNMRATARALYEALK; translated from the coding sequence ATGAAGCGAGCGGGATTCTTATTGTTTTTCAACTTATTTCTCGCGGGATGGATTCGTCCCCACGCCGCCGAGGATAAGATCAAAGTCTTCGTAAGCATCCTTCCCGAAGCCTATTTCGTGGAGCGCATCGGCGATGCCCAAGTCGATGCGAACGTGATGGTGGGACCGGGACAAAATCCTCACGCCTTCGAACCTACGCCCAAGTTGATGGCGCAACTCTCCAAAGCCGCCATCTATTTCCGCATCGGCGTTCCATTTGAAGATGTTTTAATGAAGCGGCTGCAACGCTCCAATCCCTCCATGAAAATCGTCGATCTGCGAGAAGGGATAAAACTGCTTCCCATGATAGAGCATCATCACGAGGAAGATGCGGAAAATCATCCCTCGGACGAACATGCCACCGGCTCGAATGAAAAAGATGAGGAGGCGCAGGAAGGCGCCAAGGATCCGCACATCTGGTTAAGCCCCAAACTAGCAAAAATCCAATCGCAAACCATTGCGGAAACGCTCGCCGCCTTCGATCCCAATCACGCCGAAGAGTATCGATCCAATCTGAAAAAATTGCTGGGCGAGTTGGATCGGTTGGATGAAGAGATAACGAAACTTTTCCAGAATCTCCGCGAACGGCGCTTCATGGTCTATCATCCCGCTTGGGGCTATTTTGCCGATGCTTATACGATGGAGCAGATTCCCATCGAAATGGAAGGCAAAGAACCGACGGCTAAACAGTTGGTCGAACTGATCGAGTTGGCCAAAAGCCAGAACATTAAAATCATCTTCGTGCAAAAACAATTCAGCGCCAATAACGCCAAGACCGTCGCCAAAGCCATCGGCGGCCAGGTGGTTTCCATCGATCCGCTGGCCAAGGATTATTTTACCAATATGAGAGCCACCGCCCGCGCTTTGTACGAAGCGTTGAAATAA
- a CDS encoding acetylxylan esterase, translating into MLWRHCGIHFLFVSITLLAASLPLTAAEIKVSVIPDHDNWVYAVAEPIVFTVTAEAEGKPLSNGEIVWRIGPEQMAPFSQGTSSLQDGKLVLRSHGLDRPGFLRCIAEIAADGKTYRGLAAGAYEPERIQPTTPMPDDFETYWKGELEKQKEIPLDPIMEPIENEGSENVDLYHVSFACASRSSRFYGMLAVPKGDGPFPALLQVPGAGVRPYQPNKGWAAQGAIHLAVGIHGFPVNLPQRVYDNLRAGALDDYPSIRLDDRDRYYYRRVFLGCARAVDFLFQLEKFDGKTLGIHGGSQGGALSIITAGLDKRIRFIAAQFPAMCDHYGYLHERAGGWPHLFRGQNPFNCTPEKIKTAVYYDVVNFARILDQPILMDLGYNDETCPPTSMFSAYNVISSPKEMQIIPRQGHFYLPEQIEYYEAWLRNKLKETN; encoded by the coding sequence ATGCTATGGCGTCATTGTGGAATTCATTTCCTATTCGTTTCCATCACGCTGCTCGCGGCGTCTCTTCCTCTCACCGCCGCCGAAATTAAAGTTTCTGTAATTCCCGATCATGATAATTGGGTCTACGCCGTCGCCGAACCTATCGTTTTCACCGTCACGGCGGAAGCGGAGGGGAAGCCTTTGTCAAACGGAGAGATCGTTTGGCGCATTGGACCTGAGCAAATGGCGCCCTTCAGCCAAGGAACTTCGTCGTTGCAGGATGGCAAATTGGTCTTACGCTCCCACGGCCTGGACCGTCCGGGATTCCTGCGCTGCATCGCCGAAATCGCGGCGGACGGAAAAACCTATCGCGGACTGGCCGCCGGGGCCTACGAGCCGGAACGCATACAACCGACGACTCCAATGCCGGACGATTTCGAAACCTATTGGAAAGGCGAATTGGAAAAACAAAAAGAGATTCCCCTCGATCCCATTATGGAACCTATCGAAAACGAAGGCTCGGAAAACGTGGATTTGTATCACGTCAGTTTCGCCTGCGCTTCCAGAAGCTCGCGTTTTTATGGAATGTTAGCGGTTCCCAAAGGCGACGGCCCCTTTCCGGCGTTATTGCAAGTACCCGGCGCGGGCGTACGGCCGTATCAACCCAATAAGGGGTGGGCGGCGCAAGGCGCGATCCATCTCGCCGTTGGCATCCACGGCTTCCCCGTCAATCTGCCTCAGCGAGTTTACGACAACCTGCGGGCGGGGGCGCTCGACGATTACCCCTCGATCCGCCTGGACGACCGCGACCGTTATTATTACCGACGGGTGTTTTTAGGATGCGCGCGGGCGGTCGATTTTCTCTTCCAGTTGGAGAAGTTCGACGGGAAGACGCTGGGTATTCACGGCGGCAGCCAAGGCGGAGCGTTGTCCATCATAACCGCCGGGCTGGACAAACGCATCCGTTTCATCGCGGCGCAATTCCCCGCCATGTGCGATCATTACGGCTATCTGCATGAACGAGCAGGCGGCTGGCCCCATCTCTTCCGCGGCCAAAATCCTTTCAATTGCACGCCGGAAAAAATCAAAACCGCCGTCTATTACGACGTTGTCAATTTCGCCCGAATCCTGGATCAACCCATCTTGATGGATTTGGGATACAACGACGAAACGTGTCCGCCGACTTCGATGTTTTCCGCTTATAACGTCATCTCCAGTCCTAAGGAGATGCAAATCATACCCCGTCAGGGACATTTCTATCTTCCCGAACAGATCGAATACTACGAGGCTTGGTTGCGGAACAAGTTGAAAGAGACAAATTAA
- a CDS encoding DUF5060 domain-containing protein, translating into MLRILVLSLLCIGDAIAGEKPSVSGDLQKWGAAAITFHGHQTSEDASPNPFLDYRLSVTFTHGSSVYTVPGYYAADGAAGESGASNGDCWRVHFLPDAEGDWNYKVSFVAGKNAAIDAGVGKSTAFDGASGTFTIQPINQSKSDSRAKGLLRYVGKHYLQFAETGEYFIKGGADSPENFLAYFEFDGTASKQAGKPRREGEAAPSPLHHYQPHSQDWRSGDPVWRNGQGKNIIGALNYLAGKGMNSVYFLTMNVIGDGRDVWPWTSDEERLRFDCSKLDQWEIVFSHMDRLGLMQHVITQETENDQLLDGGELGVERKLYYRELIARFAHHPALVWNLGEENTNTDSQRKAFAEYIQNIDPYKHPIVVHTFPEKYDEVYKPLLGFRDFYGPSLQMGDMNKTHSETIKWFDRSSASSRPWFICVDEIGPPDIGVMPDADDPAHDQARQQALWGNLMAGGAGCEWYFGYKFAHNDLNCEDWRSRERLWDMTRYALEFFQNDLPFAEMVHADELTPDPDDYVFAKPGEIYAIYMPHGGSPQIKLGEGNYSVLWFNPREGGDLREGGIKSIAGPGTKSIGAPPSDPDKDWTALLKRISNNQ; encoded by the coding sequence ATGTTGCGTATCCTTGTATTATCGTTGCTCTGCATTGGCGATGCGATAGCGGGAGAGAAGCCTTCCGTTAGCGGCGATTTGCAAAAATGGGGCGCGGCTGCAATTACCTTCCATGGTCATCAAACCAGCGAAGACGCTTCGCCTAATCCTTTTCTCGACTATCGCTTGTCCGTAACTTTCACGCATGGAAGCAGCGTTTATACCGTTCCCGGCTATTACGCCGCCGATGGCGCGGCGGGAGAAAGCGGCGCCTCCAACGGCGATTGCTGGCGCGTCCATTTCCTGCCTGACGCCGAAGGCGATTGGAATTACAAAGTTTCTTTCGTTGCAGGAAAAAACGCCGCCATCGACGCCGGCGTGGGGAAATCCACCGCTTTCGACGGCGCCAGCGGTACGTTTACTATCCAACCTATCAACCAATCCAAGAGCGATTCTCGCGCTAAGGGCTTATTGCGCTATGTCGGCAAGCATTACCTGCAATTCGCGGAAACGGGCGAATATTTCATCAAAGGCGGCGCCGACAGCCCGGAAAATTTTCTCGCCTATTTCGAGTTTGACGGAACCGCTTCCAAACAAGCGGGCAAACCCCGGCGCGAAGGCGAAGCCGCTCCCAGCCCGCTGCATCATTATCAACCTCACTCCCAGGATTGGCGAAGCGGCGATCCCGTTTGGCGCAACGGTCAAGGCAAAAACATCATCGGCGCGTTAAATTACCTGGCGGGCAAGGGCATGAACAGCGTCTATTTCCTCACCATGAATGTCATCGGCGACGGACGCGACGTCTGGCCTTGGACCAGCGACGAAGAACGTCTGCGCTTCGATTGCAGCAAATTGGACCAATGGGAGATCGTCTTCTCGCATATGGACCGGCTGGGATTAATGCAACACGTCATCACCCAGGAAACGGAAAACGATCAACTGCTCGACGGCGGCGAACTGGGCGTAGAACGCAAACTATACTACCGCGAATTGATCGCGCGCTTCGCTCATCATCCCGCCCTGGTTTGGAATCTCGGCGAGGAAAACACGAACACGGATTCCCAACGCAAAGCCTTTGCGGAATATATCCAAAACATCGATCCCTACAAACATCCCATCGTCGTCCATACTTTTCCCGAAAAATACGACGAAGTCTATAAACCACTATTGGGCTTTCGCGATTTTTACGGCCCATCCTTACAAATGGGCGATATGAACAAAACGCATTCGGAAACCATAAAATGGTTTGACCGTTCCTCCGCCAGCAGCCGTCCCTGGTTCATCTGTGTGGACGAGATCGGCCCCCCCGATATTGGCGTTATGCCCGATGCGGACGATCCTGCCCATGACCAAGCGCGCCAACAGGCGCTCTGGGGAAATCTTATGGCGGGCGGCGCCGGATGCGAATGGTACTTCGGCTACAAGTTCGCCCATAACGACTTGAACTGCGAAGACTGGCGTTCCCGCGAACGTTTATGGGATATGACGCGCTATGCTCTGGAATTTTTCCAAAACGATTTGCCTTTTGCGGAGATGGTTCATGCGGACGAACTTACTCCCGATCCGGACGATTACGTCTTTGCCAAACCGGGAGAAATTTACGCCATCTATATGCCCCACGGCGGTTCGCCGCAAATTAAACTGGGTGAGGGGAACTATTCCGTTCTCTGGTTCAATCCGCGAGAGGGAGGCGATTTGCGAGAAGGCGGAATTAAATCGATCGCAGGGCCGGGAACGAAATCCATTGGCGCTCCCCCCAGCGATCCCGATAAAGATTGGACAGCGCTCTTAAAACGAATTTCCAATAATCAATAA
- a CDS encoding Gfo/Idh/MocA family oxidoreductase: MQKTNQTSPSRRRFMKEASLAAAGASAFTILQPRLVFGSETNSTIQMGIFGTGGRGEYDGRNLLKTGKVKIAALADYFDFQMKNPAEKFGVPAERCFSGIDGYKHVLALDDIDAVLMTTAPYFRPFQFEAAIDAGKHVFAEKPIAVDAPGCRQFLKAGEKAARKKLSVGAGLQSRNDEGRQRIAEMIQDGAIGKLLFGHSTRMGGDLWRHDRPAHFTERDHQIRHWLYYKWACGDFIVEMHVHNLDIFNWFAGMHPVSAVGKGGRDVRLDVGDIYDHISVVYEYPNGFHLTHTGSQIQKGYQGSDKQIVGSEGYYDEATGLFTKDKQHIEHGGIESAVELEMAQFIASVDGSGPYVNHSDYVTASTFTAILGREAAYQGRKITWDELWHSNERLEMPA; the protein is encoded by the coding sequence ATGCAGAAAACAAATCAAACCTCGCCATCGCGCCGCCGTTTTATGAAAGAAGCGTCTCTCGCCGCCGCTGGCGCTTCCGCCTTCACCATCTTGCAGCCTCGTCTTGTTTTCGGTTCGGAAACGAATTCGACGATTCAGATGGGCATCTTCGGAACCGGCGGACGCGGCGAATACGATGGACGCAATCTTCTCAAGACGGGCAAGGTCAAGATCGCGGCATTGGCGGATTATTTCGATTTTCAGATGAAAAATCCGGCGGAGAAATTCGGCGTACCGGCGGAGCGTTGTTTTTCCGGTATAGACGGTTATAAGCATGTATTGGCGCTTGACGATATCGACGCCGTCCTGATGACTACGGCGCCTTATTTCCGTCCCTTTCAGTTTGAAGCCGCCATCGACGCGGGCAAGCACGTTTTCGCGGAAAAACCCATCGCCGTCGACGCCCCAGGCTGCCGCCAATTTCTTAAAGCGGGCGAAAAAGCGGCCCGCAAAAAACTTTCCGTGGGCGCGGGCTTGCAATCCCGCAATGACGAAGGCCGTCAACGCATCGCGGAAATGATCCAGGATGGAGCCATCGGAAAATTGCTGTTCGGCCATTCCACCCGCATGGGCGGCGACCTGTGGCGCCACGACCGCCCCGCCCACTTCACGGAACGCGATCATCAAATTCGACATTGGCTCTATTACAAATGGGCCTGCGGCGATTTCATCGTCGAAATGCACGTGCATAATCTCGACATTTTCAACTGGTTTGCGGGAATGCATCCCGTCAGCGCCGTCGGCAAAGGCGGGCGCGACGTTCGCCTGGACGTAGGCGACATCTACGATCACATCAGCGTCGTTTACGAATATCCCAACGGTTTCCACCTCACCCATACCGGCTCCCAGATTCAAAAGGGCTATCAAGGTTCGGACAAGCAAATCGTCGGTTCGGAAGGATATTACGACGAAGCCACGGGGCTATTCACTAAAGATAAGCAACATATCGAACATGGCGGCATAGAAAGCGCCGTCGAATTGGAAATGGCGCAATTCATCGCCAGCGTCGACGGTTCCGGTCCTTACGTCAATCACAGCGATTATGTAACCGCCAGCACCTTCACCGCCATTCTGGGACGCGAAGCTGCTTATCAGGGGCGCAAAATAACATGGGACGAACTTTGGCACTCTAACGAGAGATTGGAAATGCCCGCGTAA
- a CDS encoding cyclase family protein, with amino-acid sequence MPFQIDLEKYKIIDLAKEVVPNLLDPGDRPFVIEESRLGDGTYKFDIRQTHTHVGTHVESPWHYYHEGKTITDFPLEHFMGRARLLRAAPSPGAGSMTLAMIQEQLEAHRGAFEILLMRNDSGKTPLRVEMEAVPYIRDLKIKLLIFEAGIEFGEGVEDGRKFHDLLMSRDICLVEFPEQCRELDRDAFYIFALPMRVKGLDSAMCRLMAVVERYTGGLGDWGTGR; translated from the coding sequence TTGCCGTTTCAAATCGATTTGGAAAAATACAAAATTATCGACTTGGCCAAGGAAGTGGTTCCCAATTTGCTCGATCCCGGCGACCGGCCTTTTGTCATCGAGGAGAGCCGCTTGGGCGATGGAACCTATAAGTTCGATATCCGCCAAACGCATACCCATGTAGGAACCCATGTGGAAAGCCCTTGGCATTATTATCATGAGGGCAAGACGATAACCGATTTTCCCTTGGAGCATTTCATGGGGAGAGCCAGGCTGCTCAGAGCGGCGCCTTCTCCCGGCGCGGGAAGCATGACGCTGGCCATGATCCAGGAGCAATTGGAAGCGCATCGCGGCGCCTTCGAGATTCTGCTGATGCGCAACGATTCCGGAAAAACGCCGCTGCGAGTGGAGATGGAGGCGGTTCCCTATATTCGGGATTTGAAGATCAAACTATTGATTTTCGAAGCGGGTATCGAATTTGGGGAAGGCGTCGAGGACGGGCGCAAATTTCACGACCTGCTGATGAGCCGCGATATCTGCCTCGTAGAATTTCCCGAACAATGCCGGGAACTGGATCGCGATGCGTTCTACATCTTCGCGCTGCCCATGCGGGTAAAGGGCTTGGACTCGGCCATGTGCCGGTTGATGGCCGTCGTGGAAAGATATACTGGGGGACTGGGAGACTGGGGGACTGGGAGATAG